Genomic window (Maniola jurtina chromosome 8, ilManJurt1.1, whole genome shotgun sequence):
TTGGCATCCAATCGGTTATATGCATAAGTCCACGCCATACTTTAGGCTTTAATGACGAATGCCAAATAAACGCTGGCACTCTAACTGCCCCTTCCCATGGAGTCTGCTTCTTTCCTCTAAAAGGCAGATTGACGCCCCAGTTATTAAATTGTCCAACGGTCGGAGCTCCGTTGTCAGACATGAACGTTATTATGGTGTCCTGCAAAATTCCTTTGTCTGCAAGTGCTCTTACAACTCTACCGATGCTGCTATCTAAATGTCTGACCATCTctgaaaaaaaacaatattttgtaagCGCTGAGCCTGAGGCACATTGTGAAAAAAATGTtaacaaatttataacacccccgacgatccaaagtatccgagttttccaaaacatcattttcaaataaataattatgtatttaggcaacgtccatcttgacagcttgacatttgtctattgacataataatattatgaacctaatggttatctaaccttcttttctacaagaaaactagaaaagagctgataactcttaaacggctgaaccaatttttttagattatagctaagaacactctcgatcaagccacctttcaaacaaaaaaaactaaattaaaatcggttcactcgtttaggcgctacgatgccacagacagatacacagatacacagatacacagatacacagatacacagatacacagatacacagatacacagacacacagatacacagatacacacgtcaaacttataacacccctctttttgggtcgggggttaaaaataaaaatgtatttcatccagataaacaaaaaagtcaAAGCTATAGTGTACCTGCATATAGTCGTCTGTTTGAGTTAGCAATGTGCTGACTCTTCACGTTTGAGTGCAGCGGCGGCTGTAGCAGGCCTCCTTCGTTACCAGCATGAGGCGAGTTATGTGCCAGATGCAAGAACATCGGACAAGATTCGTTGTAGTTCTGGATGACTAAAATAAAGCAAATATTATTCATTCTAATTTACTACTGCACATACTATTTCCTTAGAAAAGTATTGTTAAAAATGTATCAGTGCTAAAGTCCTTAATACCATGTAACTGTAACTAGTttatgccggcgacttcgtccgcgtggaatacaCAAGGGCTATGAAATTTTGTTCTTCCTAACAGTCAgccgtttttcttttttagggctccatacctcaaaaggaaattcccacgagaattaaaaaaaacctaaaggcgggcgaaatcgcgggcatcatctaattaaataaattataatattttttatcgtttatccaaaaagtttttagtaattatgtGGTGTtcagttataaattattatgtacatgaAATATGAATGATTGAAAGatttaataaatactttaaaGCGTTCAATTTTGAGTTAAAAGCTCACAttgttaattaataattgtaattaatattaaaatagtacAATGTATTGTGGAATTTATATATGCAGTCATTGTGCAAATGGTTTGTGGTACAAAAATCATTGGCATTAAATACACTAAACATTTGTTGCGGTCAGCTTAATGTGGTTTAAAATTTCCCTTCCCAATACATACTCGTATGTTATAGTTAAAAGCCGAATTTCTTAGGCAAGCCTAAGAGTTGCTAAATTCATAGTACAAAGCTGAATTGGTAAATTGCAGTGTGGTAAAACGATaacattatacctactcgtaggtaaaATACTCGTATAAGGAGAAACTGATTGATATATAACATTGTACGTCGTTGGGCCTAGAAACTACTTAGAGattttgagtgttttttttataacgtagacccgtAGATCTAAGCCCGGGCGGGACAGTTAAATATAGGTAGGAACATAGGTGTATTATATTTACACAAAACCCAATGTCAATTGGTTACACGGAGAAAGTCGTGGGCAAAAGCTAATGGGTAATAATCAGGCTTTATCTAGGTTGTAcctgtaaaggcgaaagtttgtatgtgtgtgtgtgtgtgtgtgtgtgtgtgtgtgtgtgtatgtttgttactccttcacgcaaaaactactggacggatttggctgaaattcggaatggagatagataatatcctggattagcacataggctactttttatcccggaaaactagagaggtcccacgggatttcaaaaaacctaaatccacgcggacgaagtcgcgggcgtcagctagttgttGCATAAAGCTTTTGGGTGTCAGATGTAAATAGAGTTAAATAGGATGCGATGACACGATATGATGCGCGTTCTGTGTTTGTGTCCGACCGAATATGCAATTATTTGCTTCTATTTACAAAGCAAATGAGGGGTGGCTGCGACAACGCATTACGTTGATTACGTTGATTACACAATGTTAATTCAAGTTGGTAAAAACTACGACCGTCTTTGGGGCTACGCGTATGTTGAGAGGCAGGCGACTAAAGTAGTTAGTTCGAAGCAGTGCAGAGCAGAGCAGATTTTGTAATGCATGAACGTATACTACTGAGAGCTGCGTAAGCTACGGCGCAGACACGTGCGACGCAGCGCAGACAATATGTGTCTGTGCTGCTCTGCGTCGTGTTGTATTGCCGGTACAGATGTCTGCGTGACGCGTGCACGGTGCACGTCATCTTAGAAACTTCTAttcttagtaaataatatttactaacTAGAACGAGTCTGTGTCACTCGGTTGCATACGCTCGGAGCCTTTGTCTGCCTCAGCACAGTAATGCTACGCCAGCTGCATCACAGCCAACGCCGACTAAAGGTTCTTTGACTTTTTTGTTACTAGAGATGCGCAAATCATGTCCTGGAGCGGATTGAACATGGAAAAGTTCCTTTGTTTATAGGGACCATGTCGAAACATGTACGCGGAACGATTTAGTAAATCAATGTCACTTCCGGTTAATAGTTAAACATAAAACgacaaaattaaataggtacaagtgtaaattaaaaatttataacacccccgacgatccaaagtattttagttttccaaaacatcattttcaaataaataattatgtatttagccaacgtccatcttgacagcttgacatttgtctattgacataatattatgaacctaacggttatctaaccttcttttctacaagaaaactagaaaagagctgataactcttaaacggctgaaccaatttttttagattatagctaagaacactctcgatcaagccacctttcaaacaaaaaaaactaaattaaaatcggttcattcgtttaggcgctacgatgccacagacagatacacagatacacagatacacagatacacacgtcaaacttataacacccctctttttgggtcgggggttaattaataaAAGAACTTTTACTTAAGGGATATTTAGATCATACGATGAGTTGGGAAATTTTGAATCTGTCGTTAGGTGATTTATCTTGAACCCATCGCGGTCCGATACTATATAGAACTCAAAATTCGGGTTACCTACGCAGAAGAAGCAAAGCTTACCAACGTAGTTAGGTATGTTACTTATCAGCTTTAAATTCATTTCGTCGTTCAGTTGCTGTGGGTACTATTTGTAGTAGTTATTAATTAAGATATGAGTAATTTGGATTTGGAAATTCAAATCTACGTACCTATGTGGTTTGTATTTGTTTGTGTTCAAAGGAATATGTGATGAGTTTCTATTTACAGTGCCCGTGAAACTACTGCCATTTGGAATAAAGTTTATGTGAATGAAAAGTAAGATAATCTCTAATGACaaagatatccgctaagaaaggatttttgaaaattcaacggTTAAGGGGGtgaaacaggggtttgaaatttgtatagtcgacgcggaagaagtcgcgggaataagctagtaattaataattaagtttaCCACTTACTCGATATGGCCCTGTCTGTTAATGCATCAACAGCATACCGTTCTTCCTCTTCTTGGGAAATGTCGCCATCGTACATATCCAGTCCGAAATATTGTACGTCACCTGGAAACTATAATACAGCAATGCAAAATTAATGTATTCACAtatcaaattaatataatagGTGTATGTGCGAATAAAGGTTAATCCCTGCTTCACCGTAAGCGCGGCCTGTGATAGGTCCACTGAATGTACCTAAAGTTAGACAAAATCTCTATGTATTAGCTCTAGTAATTTATTGCCTCAACCTCAAATTTCTACTCTGCGCATGCACAAAAATtccttagtaggtaggtacttaacaatttttatatttcgTATTTTGAAAAGCTAATAAGCTTATCGTAAACAATCTTTAGATTGATAGATGAACTTTGAATtaaatcttttttataataagtttaaGTACTCTTTGTcaaattaatgcgaaagtgtgcctgcttgtctgtctgccagctttttacggcccatctatttaaccgattttaacaattTTGGAACAGCCATAGCTATACTATATAGCTAACTAAGAATATAGGCTATTGTttggcccggaaaatcaaaagttccaacaggatttgtaaaaaatctaaatgcacgcgggtgaagccgcgggcatcataatatctaagtactattattaggtattataagAGCAAAAGTATTTgccggtctgtctgtctgttcgcttTTTATGgcctatattataattaaccaattttaaccaaaagtacagagatagcttgcattcagGGCCAGGgtatatgctacttttatcccggaaaatcagagtttccatgggattaaaaaattgaaacttacgcagacgaagtcgtgagcattatctagtattacaataagtattttaaattcaCTTACAACTTCCACTTTATCATGTGTGTAGAAGTCAATGAAGCCACCTCGCATGCCGTAATGGGAGTCGTACCCCCTAGACATGGGAAGGTACTGCCGCCTGGACATCCCGACGTGCCACTTCCCTACCAGATGAGTGCTGTAACCTAGGTCTTTCAGATATGCTGGAAGTAGTCGCTCAGTCAATGGTATACCTCGATCTTCGGAGTTGGAAAGAGGTGTTCCGTACATCcctgaaacaaataataattttaaatattgggTAAATACGAGTATCTGTGTCTTCCTGTTTTTTTATTCGATCAAAGTTAGTGCTGGACCCGGGGGAAGTTCTTCGCTGATGTAGTAATATTGAGTAATAGTAGAGAGAGTTGAGTAATAGAGTACCTAGTAGTATTGAGTCCCAAAGGTAATAATGCAACATCTAAAAGCTGAAGCGCGATAATCTGAAAGCGGTAAGgcaatttcatcatcatcatgatcatcccatCGCCAACTCACTACAGAGTGTcgtctcagagtgagaaggaagTGAGAAGGCCACGCTgaacaagtgcggattggcagactttacaccaCTTTGAGAACaccatggagaactctcagacatacaGGTTTCCCTACGATGTTTTTGTTCACCGTAAAAGAAACTGGTATatatttagttacttaaaacgcacataacccaTAACacaaaaattagaggtgcgttgcccgggatcgaacccccgattgGTTAaagctcgctcactattggctaaaatgcattgttgcatcAAGAATACCATtatttcagccaatcacaacaactgtgattataataatgGTTGATGCAGTTTTTGCTGAATTGCTGCAGCTGTGAACACATTTCTCCTCCCAGCTCCGCCTAAGTCGAACCTTACAGAACTATTACAATTTAATTGCGCGTTATCGTTACACTGTTATAATTTAATTGCGCGTTATTGTTACACTGTTATAATTTAATTGCGCGTTATTGAATACACTGTTATAATTTAATTGCGCGTTATTGTTACACCATCAAAGACATGACGTTGgatgttgtaacttgtaacgaTCTCTAAATTACAGCAAACTGGAAAGCGCAAGGCGTGTAGAACCGATACTCATATTTCTTCATAGCCTTTGAAGCATTCGCTACGGTAACTGTATTACATATAGTAGGAACATTATAATTAAGAAATTTCGGTCGTattgattaatttttaacccccgacttaaaaataggggtgttataagtttgacgtgtgtatctgtgtatgtctgtggcatcgtagatcctaaactaatgaatcgattttaatttagttttttttttgtttgaaaggtggcttgatcgagagtgttcagccgtttgaaagttatcagctcttttctagttactgtaaccttcacttgtcgggggtgttataaatttttaatttacacttgttattaactGGCTTCAACAAAAAGAAGAAGGTTCATAATTTGACCCGTTCCATACATAACTTTTTATTGAGTTGGTAAAAAGGCCTACCTATTTACATGcccttttttaattaattacgaCTTACCTGTCCGCATAGGGTATTTGCCAGTAAGCAGCGCTGACCGCGCAGGCGTGCATATCGCCTCACTGTAATACTGCTGTAGAACTATTCCCCGGGCGGCCAAAGCATCGATGTTCGGCGTTAATATCTGGTCCGATCCGTGGTATGACACATCGTTGAAACcctgtaaaaagtttatttttagggttctggtGCACCCTATCTAAATCTagaacaccacaggcacaggtattagtttctagaatatgtctgcaaaataacataaactttggttgcttattcaAATGAGATTAGAACtatgtatggagtaagtgacggagtgTCCTGTTAAGTTGAAATTTTTGCcagaagtgtttattttattgtatgcccgcgacgtcattcgcgtggatgtagattttttttaaatcccgtgggaactctttgattttccaggataaaaagtagcctatgtgctaatccagggtataatctatctccatccaaatttcatccaaatccgttcagctgtttttgcgtgattgagtaacaaacatcctaacatccacactttcacattatttataatattagtaggattatgaTTTATAAGTTAGGTtgatagatgatgcccgcgactatatATTAGcgagattttttgaaaacatcatCAAACTTCAAACTTTTCAACAacaaatttgtatttattttatttattatacaagtaGAACCGCCCCCACAACACAGACACagcacaaacacacacacataatgtGTTACAGATAATACGTAACTCCATTTATGGGTAGATATTAGGATCAGGATGAGTATTTAATTatacgaaaataataaaattaaaatctattattaACATCAGCTTTTATAGATGTGTTAGGTATACCATATCGTCCACCATAATGAATAATATATTGGGAGGTTTGTAAGACCACACACTTCCATAGAGTAGACTCAAGGATATCCACCAACTGCCCCTGAAAAAGAAAAGACATCTAAAACTCATGGccgctaggtaggtatatgttatTTTCCTGGCCCAATTATTGatttggattattattattatgcctttcaataagtacctacctataaagctatcatcattatcaatcgatagacgtgcactgctggacataggtctcttgtagggacttgcACACGCCGCCGCCTGAATGCAGCGGCTCCCtctacgactcgtttgatgtcgtatcTGTCCACTTAAAGGGGTTTGTCcctaacgctgcgcttttcggtgcGAGACCAGAATATATTATAGCTTTCAGCGTCATATATGtacattatttttgaaaactatAGATTTATAAGCGTCCCAGATTCGATTCTCAGTCAAGGAAGGGCTGCATTTTAAGTCTGGTCACGTGGGATTTTCAAAGCTAGTTTGAAAATGCGTGTCGATGGTGTCATCCATTTCTTCGTGGCATATTCATGTAAATAGGattacgagtaggtaaataTCAGAGCAAATCCAAAAAACGGATAAAACATGTACTTATCCGTTTTTTGGTTTTCATAATAACACACGCTGTATATCTGCGCGTGTTATTATAAGATATTTATAAGAACAGACCACCTCacgcggtaatcacttaacatcaggtgatccgcctactcgtttgctcgctatttttaatttaaaaaaaaccttttcgaTTGTCCGTGTACAGTATGCAACTCTGTATAGCGAAGATCTATTAGAGTTTCCACTGTAATTTGCAACCACATTCAATAAATAGAATTtaatgcataaaacacttttataagtaagtatttgtcTGAGTTCGTGTTTacactttcataataataacaattttgtaCTACATATTTagtacaaagtaataaaatgtagATAAGTGTGCCACGAAAATTAATTGACTCGAGACAAGTAAGTAGTAGGCGTTTGAGAAcacgaatataataaaatcttatgaCAGAATCATGAAAGAAGCGATTCTCACGACGAGGGCATTATTATACTTTGTTTTATAATGAACAGAATATTTCAAAGAGTTCAGATCCTATATAGAATAGGAGGAAAACTAGCAAGGCATTTTTCTTCGGTGTCTTGTCCACACAGTTTTTCCCGCCACTGAATTCCGTTAgatgtgtacctatctatctaatcTAAAGAATCCACTGGCAAGTAGGTAATCCGcaatccgaaccagtggtagatgcttttgacgattcaaaagaacttgtaaaagtctaattgaataaaaatattttgaatttgaatttgacttgCAGAAGTCAGCTTTTGACACTGGGATTTGTATACTCGCAGCAAGTCCACTTGTACAAATTTTATATCGGTAGATAGGTACTAGATAATAACTTAAgttaaaagcaaaaaaaataagtaggtactaggctATTAGGGAGTGCTAGTGCCCATCTTCATCTCTATCAAGACTAACGTTGTGTTTTTTGGAGATTGTAccctaattaaaaataaactttgtatTTTTTGGAGTTTGTAccctaattaaaaataaattattaatttctaattttaAACACGACCTTGAAATAACTGAAATTATTCTGTACGCTGGGTATATGCTGATGTCCTAATTTCCGGTTGCTTACAAAACtttaataaatgtgaaaaatcaACCGTAGGTCCTTAGTCGCGTTGAAGGCAATCATCGAACAACTATCGCCCTTGAAGGTTGGCATCGTAGATTAAATGGCAACATTCCTCGCAAGccaaacttttttttacttttacataaACTCAAAAAAGAAGCTGGTCATTCTGATgataaaattaacaaatgttttgcttgaaaaaaaaacccctaAAAAACAagatacttaagtacctatatataagTTTCGATAAAAAGTCCataagggatatgggtttaataaaactgctgtaccctttccaagttagcccatattccccacttccatcttagattactTACTATCAGTGAGATCGCAATGCATTGCGACAATGGCTAACAGGGCTAACATAATTCAAGTTTAGTCGATGTCTAAcaacgcatttttttttaatatttctcacGAAGTCAAGGTCTGACACCTCTATCATTGTTGTCTTTGACGACAACTATgggattaaataataataaataattagataagtaggtaagtacctatgttgAATTCACCCAAAAAAGTGACATCTAAACTTGTCTTTTTGTTACCGAAAATGACCTTGTCTCTCTTGATCAAGTTTTTTCTCAGataaagtaaaattttggtcGTCAGCGTAAAAATGATCTAACACACACTTTTTTATCTGAACTACGAGTACGTACCTAccacctacctactcgtaccttcAATGTCGTTACGCAATACAGTTGCGCAATGGATGGTAAT
Coding sequences:
- the LOC123867663 gene encoding arylsulfatase B-like; translated protein: MGNGKVFNWGSWWISLSLLYGSVWSYKPPNILFIMVDDMGFNDVSYHGSDQILTPNIDALAARGIVLQQYYSEAICTPARSALLTGKYPMRTGMYGTPLSNSEDRGIPLTERLLPAYLKDLGYSTHLVGKWHVGMSRRQYLPMSRGYDSHYGMRGGFIDFYTHDKVEVFPGDVQYFGLDMYDGDISQEEEERYAVDALTDRAISIIQNYNESCPMFLHLAHNSPHAGNEGGLLQPPLHSNVKSQHIANSNRRLYAEMVRHLDSSIGRVVRALADKGILQDTIITFMSDNGAPTVGQFNNWGVNLPFRGKKQTPWEGAVRVPAFIWHSSLKPKVWRGLMHITDWMPTLLAAAGGQITKDIDGVNQWNAIINGEKSQRKDVLISIDDSVTNTYASYRLGDYKIIVGNVSGLSNGYYGANFMINKAPPPEYFPAIKSSEVAKVFESYGICLEYDEVIKMRKASTIKQLDKVQDLVPCEPSPIQGCLYNVRQDPSESHDLWERYTKVANLLKSRLRALWAMRVRRAPVVIDERANPANFGYRWLPWLNDTVLSDNQNDTPSTQSVIASETPSLLPSNSSAPSDRTVASVIGCDNPTGFMNFLCILRSVV